In Lactuca sativa cultivar Salinas chromosome 5, Lsat_Salinas_v11, whole genome shotgun sequence, the DNA window TTGGTAAATATGTAGAATTCTTACACCCACGTAGTGTGAGTTGGGTTAAGCAAACAAACGAGGGATCCCCAACCCAATTAGGAAATTTCATTCCCATGTAGTTTAAAATCTTCAAGCTTCTCAACTTCTCATAAGGTCTTAGCCCTTCAAGAACTTCATATTCAATATTTTCATTCCGGGAATCATCAAAGACATCACTCCACTCCATCTCCAAATCACGAATCCCCTTCTTTTGCTGTAAGTTGACTTCTTTTGCATGTATTGCATTGAACACTTTGTGCAGCCCCGTAATTGAAATTTGACCTTGAAGATGCAGTAGCCCTTTAAGCTCGGATATTTTGAACCCGCTTGCTTCTCCAATGATGATTTTGGATAAAGTTTGTAGACTTGTCAATGCACCAATCCCCAAGGGCATCTTGGTCAACTGTGGCGTGTCACTAATGTCTAGATGCCGTAGGTTTATTAACTTTACACAGCTATCTGGCAAGCTAGATAATAAATGACAACCAGTAACCAACAAGCTTTGTAGGTTATAAAGGTCACCGACTTGTTCTGGTAAACATGTGATGTAGGTTTTGGAAAAATTGAGGTACCTCACATGCTTGAGACCTCCAATGGATTCTGGTATCTCTTTGATTGAATAATTAGCTAGGCTTAGCACCCTTAGGAACTTTAGTTGGGGAATTAGTTCTACAAGAACCTTGTTAGATAAGGAGGATCTTTGCCAGGAATATAAAAACCTTACTGACAATGCTAAGAAAGTTCGCAAGCGTCTGGCTCTTTGCAATGCCTTGAACTTTCTGTATACTCCATATCGTTGAATATATGAAAGATGGTGGAACTTCTCCAAAGCTTCGTTCTGGTCATAAGCATTCATCTTATCATCCAACATAAAGAAAAACTCTCCTGCAACACTTGTGGCCAAGTCATTTATCAGATCATGCATTGTATATCGTGAGCTATCGTTAGTTGAATGTTGAAAAAACGACCTTGACTCTAGCTCTTGAAAACATTCACGACCTAAACTCTCCATTGACTTGCTTCCATTTAACTCGTGCAAAAACCCTTCTGCCATCCACAGTAGAACTAGTTCATCCTTGTCAAACAGGTAGTCCTTGGGGAATAAGGAGCAGTATGCAAACATCTGCTTCAAACGTGGAGGAAGATCATAGTAGCTTAGTCTTAGAGCAGGAAGAATCTTACTTTCATTATGTAAGCTCCATATCTCACTATTCAACAACTCCTCCCATTCTTCATCATTTGTTTTGGTCCTCAAAACCCTCCCGAGGGTTATCAAAGCCAAAGGCAATCCACCACATTTCTTCATGATACCTTCACCATGCAATTTAAGTGTTGGATGTGAATTGAAGTTTTGTTTACCTAATGCATGTTGAGCAAATAAAGAAAGAGCTTCTTCATTTAACAAAAGCTCGAGAGGGTAGGTGTGAACAGAGTCCATCACTGATGCAACAGTGGTCTTCCTTGTTGTGACAATAACTTTACTTCCAGGTGCCCCTACCATGAAAGGGCGTTGGAGAAGCTCCCACTCCTTGTAGTTTTCATTCCATACATCGTCTAGAACAAGTAGAAACCTTCTCTTTGAAAGTTTTTCTGTAAGGGCCACTTGAAGAAGATCTAAATTGGCAAAATCTTGGTTCCCCCCACCTACAGCTTGAAAAATAGCCTTGCTGATATTGAACACTTCAAACTCATCAGAAACACAAACCCATGCCATGAGTTCAAAGTGATCCTTCACTTTCTTTTCATTGTATAAAACTTGAGCAAGAGTGGTTTTCCCTATCCCTCCCAGACCAACTATGGACAAGATGCTGAAATTTTCATTACATGATTCATTCCCCAACAACTTATCCAGCAAAACCCTTTTATCACTTTCCCTACCCACGATTCTGGATTCATCAACCAGTGAAGTTTCCTCCAATCTTCTACTTGCTCTATTTCCCCTTTCAACGTTATTAACCAACCCTAGAATGTTTTTCTCCTCAACAAGATGATGCAATTTGGTTGTAATCTCATCCAGCTTAGAACTCATTTTCCGGCCATACTTAATTGTACGAGGAGTGAAATTAGTACAACAAGATGGAACGATCTTCAGTACCTTACTAGAGTTGGTGCTGGTGGTGGCATAAGTTTCTTCATTCAAGTGGCGGCGCATAGCTTCGGTGGCCAAATCATCGAGGACGTCGTCTATGTCGTAAGCTAAATGTTGGAGTTTGTGCAGCCATAGTTGAATAGATCTCTCTCTTAAGTGCTTCTGGCCTGCATCAACAAGAACGGCTTGGATCTGGGACAAGGTGTTGTTCCATTTGTGGAGCTCGGAATAGATTCCCGCAGATCGAGCCAACCTGATCAAGTCAGCAGAGGCCAGCTTCTCAAACAGCACTGTGATAAATGCGCCTATAAAGATTTCCGCAACAGCCATTAGAGGACGAAAAGAAAAGATTGTTTAATTTTTGGGGATTTTGGTTTCAGAGTCGGGTAGTTATCACAAATGAAGCAATATATATAGACTGTCGACTGTATTTGTTTGTGTAGTGTAGACAAATAGACTGTAGACACACAAAAGATTTCTTGCCAACCACACTACACGATAAAATTTCCATGTGCAATATATATAGTCTATCTATATTTAGAGAAATTTGTAAATTTATCCCAAGCTAATTAATTTGTAAGAAATTGTTAAAAATTAGCAAATTATGCAAAATAAGTTAAATAACGATCATAATCCCAGGTAATTAGTATATCTGCGAATTTGTAAGTTCAAATGTACAACCCACTAACGAACAAAAACTCATTTTGTGTGACTTGTACATTCACGTATGAAAGTTCATCTGTGATTTTGTTCTAACCCATTTGTAATCTGTTAAAGtataaatatctttttttttttttttaaaaaccctcAGTTTTTGTTGTTACAAAGGAAAAGCTCTCATATTTTCATATTCTCTGAATAAGAACGATAGACGAAATTAAGATTTTTTgctaatttttatataaaatctcGTAATTTGTACAGATTCATAGTCAACACTATTAGATTTCGTAGTAACTTTAATAAATTCGCCGTCAACTAAGTAATTTAAAAACATTACCCCGACAAATCACATTTAGGATGCAAAACATATCGTAGATTGGACACACCCATCTACAATTTGgtgaaaattttctaaaaaaaacatttttatagcTTGAAGCAAATAGCGATGGTTGAGGAGAAAATAGCAGGTGGACTCACCAAATAGCAAATGGCTAGACAAATCACATATAGACCCTTGCCATCAACGATTTGGATGGCTactttatgttattttgtttgttttttttatgtattttttacaaAGTCATTAGcatttttttgagtaaattagCAAATTTCTCCTATATTTATATActttattaatcatattaatttaatttttgtaTACCTTAtaatattctttatattattttaatttaatattaatatttaaattttcaaGGTGTCAAAATAATAGATCTTAAACAACTTAATAGTTTAATGATGAATCAtatgaaaaatatttaaaatatttaaaaaactaAAGGACGTAAGCTACATTGGAAAATTAGTGATATTTAAGATAatcgaaatttaaaaaaaaaatggtcgaataatttaaaaaaaaaaaaaactaattaattaTAACAATTGTTGCAAATACTAAATCGAAAAACATCTATTCTACTTATACTCTTCTTCTAAcaataataattgtaataaaaaatttaaaaactttaaaTAGAAAAATCTATACAATGTTTGGgcaaaacaaatttaaaaaacgCCACACCGGATGTAGCCATGTAGGTAACCTTTTAAAACATATACAAATACTTATTTCATATAAATACAATTTTTaatggtcaaatttaacaaaatCTATATTTCTAATTAGTTGTGAGACTTATGAATTATAcggatttatttaaaaaaagttaaatgtgAATGTTTAAACATTTAGgattttgaatttataaggaaaacgaaaaaaatattgaattatcgAACATTTctctttttaatttaaataaataaacaaaagaaaaattGGGCTTTTATTTAGGAATTTTAAAATTAGAGGAAAGTTGCATTTATGAAATTCATATCAATTTATTGTTacatttattacaattattaAATTTAGGGGATGTTTGGCAAAACTTAAAAAATGGAGTTTTTTGACTTATTACCGGTTCCACACCGGTATAAGCTAAAAaagatgttttgataaaaatagcttataacgGTGTCATACCAGTAATAAGTCAAAATCAATAAATAAGAGGCTCCTAACTTATCAACTTATAAGCTAAAAGCTGAAAAATACATATGATTTTTCATAAGCTTAGACAAACACCCTCTTAAATaatatgtggaatttaataaaattgaaagaaacaaaactataaaatgacatttggaaaaaaaaaattaatataaaataaggGCTAATGACATATGGCAAAAAGAATAACAatgtgacatatgacaaaaatgatttttatttattagagtaaatATTGACTAATCATGATGAAATATTATTCAAAGAGCACCCATCCCTTTTAGTAGGCAACTCTACTACAATTTGTCATGGCTGACCCTAGGGGAGTTCATGATGTGCTGATGAACAGGGCCCATTCTCTGTTAGGGGCCCAAAATTTTATCCGTATGTAataccaactatattcatttagCGCCCAAATGTTTTAGGTTAATCAATTGGGAAACAGAACACCCAAACAAGCCAAAATTTGAAGTGACGATTTGTTTCTCGATCATACGCGTGAAAAAAGATAAATGATAGCAATGATTTGTCGATAGCCATCCTTGGTAAAGGTGTTTTCTTCAAACCATTTGTCGATTCACATTCAGCAACAAAGTTCTTGTCTACTTTTTAGTGTCAACTATTTATCGATTCACATCCAACAACGATTTGTCAATTCACACAGTTCATTCATCTTTGTGGTTAATTAGAGGATGTTCTTGTTTAGTTATTTATCGCATATATTT includes these proteins:
- the LOC111921030 gene encoding putative disease resistance RPP13-like protein 1, with amino-acid sequence MAVAEIFIGAFITVLFEKLASADLIRLARSAGIYSELHKWNNTLSQIQAVLVDAGQKHLRERSIQLWLHKLQHLAYDIDDVLDDLATEAMRRHLNEETYATTSTNSSKVLKIVPSCCTNFTPRTIKYGRKMSSKLDEITTKLHHLVEEKNILGLVNNVERGNRASRRLEETSLVDESRIVGRESDKRVLLDKLLGNESCNENFSILSIVGLGGIGKTTLAQVLYNEKKVKDHFELMAWVCVSDEFEVFNISKAIFQAVGGGNQDFANLDLLQVALTEKLSKRRFLLVLDDVWNENYKEWELLQRPFMVGAPGSKVIVTTRKTTVASVMDSVHTYPLELLLNEEALSLFAQHALGKQNFNSHPTLKLHGEGIMKKCGGLPLALITLGRVLRTKTNDEEWEELLNSEIWSLHNESKILPALRLSYYDLPPRLKQMFAYCSLFPKDYLFDKDELVLLWMAEGFLHELNGSKSMESLGRECFQELESRSFFQHSTNDSSRYTMHDLINDLATSVAGEFFFMLDDKMNAYDQNEALEKFHHLSYIQRYGVYRKFKALQRARRLRTFLALSVRFLYSWQRSSLSNKVLVELIPQLKFLRVLSLANYSIKEIPESIGGLKHVRYLNFSKTYITCLPEQVGDLYNLQSLLVTGCHLLSSLPDSCVKLINLRHLDISDTPQLTKMPLGIGALTSLQTLSKIIIGEASGFKISELKGLLHLQGQISITGLHKVFNAIHAKEVNLQQKKGIRDLEMEWSDVFDDSRNENIEYEVLEGLRPYEKLRSLKILNYMGMKFPNWVGDPSFVCLTQLTLRGCKNSTYLPTLGHLQSLEKLCIESMNGLQRLDSEFLRPINSHGIGFPSLQVLEFRDMQSWEIWSTNGGDKDVSFPCLCEISIINCPKLMEVAIDLIPSLEVLHIEECSVSVLRSLVGVSSSFLELSLKNIKGLTQLHGEVLKHLGSLEHLYVTRCDELRYLWESESEACKILVSLWDLRVKFCKNLVSLGKNEVNLDSDSGFCLESIRKVELFNCPRLESYNCPNGIQNLDIYGCRSITSLTFPTLQDLPSTLKILSICYFDNFEANCLLNKFLTSLGYLSIARVPNLSSFPEGCLVHLTKLIIRGCDNIESIPEKGFGFLPLFCLRYLEINSCKNLKSFPHEHLQSLTSLEELWIRDCPNIDYSFPCALWPPNLTTLTIGGLKKPMSEWGPQNFPTSLVKLSLYGKNSGVAPFAKSEEDVRNGNNTTSSSFVVPPSLTLLQIHGFMELESVSEGLHHLTCLEELLIRSCPKLRDLPEMLLPKLSRLWVDSSSLELRKKCGDRKGKYWPVVSQIPDLDVG